CTGCGTTCCGCCCGGTTGTTGCTGATCTCTAGGTTCCCATCCAGCAGATAGCGTTCCAGATATGGCCATTGCTCCAGGGTGTAGTGGACGGCCCGGCCAAAGCCGCTCTTGGTAGAGGCTTTGGCGCTATGAAGGTACGCCAAAAAGCCGTCAAGCACCGGCCTGGCCAGTTCCTGCCGTTTTTCATAGCGCTCTGGCGCCGTACAGTCGGCTAGCTGCCGTTCGATGGCAAACAGCTGGTACGCAGTAGCGCTTGCATCTGTCCGCGCCGGAGCCTTGGCGGTCTTTTTCGGGAAGTGCTTTAAGCGCTTCATCGAATTTGCGCCTGGCATGAGCCCAGCAGCCTACCCTGACTATGGTTTCCGGCAGGCTGTGGCAGCCGGCATAGCCGTCGGTATGCAGATACCCGCTAAATCCTTGCAGGAATTCGGTGGGGCGTTTGGCATTCGGTCGGGCTGGTAGTCAAATAGCACGATGGGCATGTCGCTGTTGCCGCTGGTCCGGTACAGCCACATATAGCTTTTGCTCTGGGCCGGCTTGCCCGGTTCGTGCAGGACCTGCAGCACAGTTTCATCCGCGTGCAAATAGTGTTGGGCGCAGAGGCTTTTATGCAGTTGTTCATAGCGGGGCTCCAGCCAGTCGGTGGCGCAGCGGATCAGCCAGTTG
The Acetonema longum DSM 6540 DNA segment above includes these coding regions:
- a CDS encoding IS66 family transposase, with protein sequence MKRLKHFPKKTAKAPARTDASATAYQLFAIERQLADCTAPERYEKRQELARPVLDGFLAYLHSAKASTKSGFGRAVHYTLEQWPYLERYLLDGNLEISNNRAERSIKPFVIDRKNFLFANTPRGAKASAIVFSIIETAKENGLHPYSYLTYIFKNAPNWNIHQDSEALQKLLPSAIPDCCRTKAATD